The segment CTATTTGTTTAAAGAAATTATGCCCGCCGTATTCCGGTCTGCCGCCGTTCAGAAAGTGGGCGAATAGGGGCGGCGATCATTTTTATCATGTTGGAGGGGGATACTGTGGAATCGATCGCAAAACGCATTGATCATACCTTGTTAAAACCGCAGGCCAGCCGGGAACAGCTTGTCGCACTGTGCCACGAGGCCGTAACCTATGGATTCCGATCAGTCTGCGTCAATCCTTGCCGGGTGCGGGAAGCAGCCAAGCTGCTTAGAGGAAGTTCCACATTGGTTTGTACGGTCATTGGCTTTCCCCTGGGGGCTGCTACCATCCGGATGAAGGCGGCGGAGGCGCTGGAGGCAGTGGAAAGCGGCGCCGGCGAAGTCGATATGGTGATGAATATCGGCGCGGCAAAAGACGGCGACTGGAACTATGTGCAAGAAGATATTGGCGCGGTGGTACAGGCGGTAGCCGGCCGGGCGGTCGTTAAGGTGATCATTGAAACCTGCTTGCTGACAGAAACGGAAAAAAGACGGGCTTGCTCAGCCATTTTGGCGGCTGGGGGGGATTTTGTCAAAACGTCTACCGGGTTTGCCGGTGGCGGGGCAACAGTGGAGGATGTCCGGCTGTTAAGAGAGTGCGTGGGAGACAAGCTGCAAGTTAAAGCGTCCGGCGGGATCGGCAGCTACGAAGGCGCCCGGGCCATGCTGGAGGCAGGGGCCGACCGGCTGGGAACTAGCGCCGGCGTAGCGATTATGAACGGTGCTGCCGGCAGTAATGCTTATTAATACCGGAGAAAACAGGAGGGACTACGATGAGCGAGCTGTATCATGTTGGGCTGACACCGGAACAAGGGGCTAAGTATGCTATTTTGCCCGGCGATCCGGGACGGGTGGAAAAAATCGCGCAACTTTTGGAAAATCCTCAGTTTGTCGCCTGTCGGCGAGAGTATAAGACCTATGCCGGAACGCTGGCAGGGGAGAGGGTGCTGGTTACCTCGACCGGCATTGGCGGTCCGTCAGCCGCCATTGCTGTGGAAGAATTATATATGACCGGAGTACGGAATTTTATTCGTGTCGGCACCTGCGGCGGCATGCAGCACCAGGTAATGAGCGGCGATATGGTGGTGGCCACGGCGGCTGTCCGGATGGAAGGGACCTCGAAGGAATATGTGCCGATTGAATATCCCGCCGCCGCCGATTTTGATGTAACCTGCGCGCTGGTTGACGCGGCCCGGCATTTAAATAAACCCTTTCATACAGGGGTGGTTCAATGCAAGGATTCTTTTTATGGACAGCACGATCCCGGTCGGATGCCAGTCGGCGTCGAACTGCTCAATAAATGGGATGCCTGGGTTAAGGCCGGCTGTCTGGCCTCAGAGATGGAATCGGCCGCACTTTATACGGTGGCCGGCATATTGCGGGCCCGAGCGGGCTGCGTGCTGTCGGTAATTTGGAACCAGGAACGGGAAAAAGCCGGTCTGTCCAATGAGCCTTGCCATGATACCCAGGCGGCGATTGAGGTGGCGGTTGAAGCGATACGTATTCTGATTTCTTACAACAGGCAGGATAGTCAGTGACAGCGGGACCAATCTTTTTTCTAAAGTGGACATATGTCCTTTTTTTTGCAGCGGGCTTGATCATACAATGATAAGTAATAGAGGCAAAAACTAATCCACGGAGGAGGAGAAACGATGAGTAAGAAAGGCTTGTTTTGGCTAACTCTTATGCTGGCCCTGACCCTTGTGCTCGCTGGCTGTTCCGGCAAGCAGGATGCGAAAGCTCCTGGGACAGGCAATCTGATGGTAGGGATGGTAACCGATGCCGGAAGCATCGATGACAAGTCCTTCAATCAAGGGACCTGGGAAGGTATCGTAAAGGCCGGTAAGGATTTTGGCTTTACGCCGAAATATCTAAAGCCGGGCGGCACTACCACGGCTGACTATGAAAAGGAAATCGCCAACTTAAGCGATGCCGGCTACAGTTTGATCATAACCCCCGGCTTTAAATTT is part of the Acetonema longum DSM 6540 genome and harbors:
- the deoC gene encoding deoxyribose-phosphate aldolase produces the protein MLEGDTVESIAKRIDHTLLKPQASREQLVALCHEAVTYGFRSVCVNPCRVREAAKLLRGSSTLVCTVIGFPLGAATIRMKAAEALEAVESGAGEVDMVMNIGAAKDGDWNYVQEDIGAVVQAVAGRAVVKVIIETCLLTETEKRRACSAILAAGGDFVKTSTGFAGGGATVEDVRLLRECVGDKLQVKASGGIGSYEGARAMLEAGADRLGTSAGVAIMNGAAGSNAY
- the udp gene encoding uridine phosphorylase — its product is MSELYHVGLTPEQGAKYAILPGDPGRVEKIAQLLENPQFVACRREYKTYAGTLAGERVLVTSTGIGGPSAAIAVEELYMTGVRNFIRVGTCGGMQHQVMSGDMVVATAAVRMEGTSKEYVPIEYPAAADFDVTCALVDAARHLNKPFHTGVVQCKDSFYGQHDPGRMPVGVELLNKWDAWVKAGCLASEMESAALYTVAGILRARAGCVLSVIWNQEREKAGLSNEPCHDTQAAIEVAVEAIRILISYNRQDSQ